The following are from one region of the Pectobacterium actinidiae genome:
- the ispB gene encoding octaprenyl diphosphate synthase, with product MNLEQITTLTAQDMAAVNNVILEQLNSDVVLINQLGHYIISGGGKRIRPMIAVLAARALDYNGDKHVTVAALIEFIHTATLLHDDVVDESDMRRGKATANAAFGNAASVLVGDFIYTRAFQMMTSLESLRVLALMSEAVNVIAEGEVLQLMNCNDPDITEESYMRVIYSKTARLFEAAAQSSSILANATPEQEKALQDYGRYLGTAFQLIDDLLDYSADGKTLGKNTGDDLNEGKPTLPLLHAMRHGNAEQSSLIRKAIEEGNGRHLLEPVLNAMQQCGSLNYTRQRAEEEADKAISALQQLPETPYRAALEGLAHLAVQRDF from the coding sequence ATGAATCTAGAACAAATTACAACATTAACTGCGCAGGATATGGCGGCTGTTAATAACGTCATTCTTGAACAGCTGAATTCCGACGTCGTTTTGATAAACCAGCTTGGACATTACATCATCAGCGGTGGTGGAAAACGTATACGCCCGATGATTGCTGTACTGGCAGCCAGAGCCCTCGACTATAACGGTGATAAACATGTCACTGTCGCAGCACTGATCGAATTTATCCATACCGCAACACTACTGCATGATGATGTGGTAGACGAATCCGACATGCGCCGGGGTAAAGCGACAGCCAATGCCGCCTTTGGCAACGCCGCGAGCGTGTTGGTTGGGGATTTTATCTATACACGCGCCTTCCAGATGATGACCAGCCTCGAATCGTTACGCGTACTGGCGCTGATGTCAGAAGCGGTAAACGTGATTGCTGAAGGCGAAGTCTTGCAGCTAATGAACTGCAACGACCCGGATATCACTGAAGAAAGCTACATGCGCGTCATTTACAGCAAAACAGCGCGTTTATTTGAAGCCGCAGCGCAATCTTCATCCATTCTTGCCAACGCGACGCCAGAGCAAGAAAAAGCGCTTCAGGACTATGGCCGCTACCTGGGTACCGCATTCCAGTTAATTGACGATCTACTCGACTACAGCGCGGACGGCAAAACGCTGGGTAAAAATACGGGCGATGATCTCAATGAAGGCAAGCCAACACTGCCGTTACTGCACGCAATGCGTCATGGAAATGCAGAACAAAGCTCGCTGATTCGCAAAGCGATTGAAGAAGGAAACGGGCGTCATCTGCTGGAACCCGTACTTAACGCTATGCAGCAATGCGGTTCGCTTAACTACACGCGTCAGCGTGCCGAAGAAGAGGCAGATAAAGCGATCAGTGCACTACAACAGTTACCTGAAACGCCATACCGTGCTGCGCTAGAAGGCCTTGCCCACTTAGCCGTGCAACGAGACTTCTGA
- the rplU gene encoding 50S ribosomal protein L21: MYAVFQSGGKQHRVSEGQTVRLEKLDIATGEAVEFDQVLMVANGEEIKIGVPFVDGGKIKAEVVAHGRGEKVKIVKFRRRKHYRKQAGHRQWFTDVKITGISA; the protein is encoded by the coding sequence ATGTACGCAGTTTTCCAAAGTGGTGGTAAACAACACCGAGTAAGCGAAGGTCAAACCGTTCGCTTGGAAAAGCTGGACATCGCAACTGGTGAAGCCGTTGAGTTTGACCAAGTTCTGATGGTTGCCAATGGTGAAGAAATCAAAATCGGCGTTCCTTTCGTCGATGGCGGTAAAATCAAAGCTGAAGTTGTTGCTCATGGTCGTGGCGAAAAGGTGAAGATCGTTAAGTTCCGTCGCCGTAAACACTACCGTAAGCAAGCGGGCCACCGTCAGTGGTTCACTGACGTGAAAATTACCGGCATCAGCGCTTAA
- the rpmA gene encoding 50S ribosomal protein L27 gives MAHKKAGGSTRNGRDSNAQRLGVKRFGGESVLAGNIIVRQRGTKFHAGTNVGCGKDHTLFALTDGKVQFEVKGPKNRKFISIVAE, from the coding sequence ATGGCACACAAGAAAGCTGGCGGTTCAACCCGTAACGGTCGTGACTCTAACGCACAACGTCTGGGCGTAAAACGTTTTGGCGGCGAAAGTGTACTGGCTGGTAACATCATCGTTCGTCAACGTGGTACTAAATTCCACGCGGGAACTAACGTTGGTTGCGGTAAAGACCATACTCTGTTTGCTTTGACTGATGGTAAAGTTCAGTTTGAAGTTAAAGGCCCGAAAAACCGTAAATTTATCAGCATCGTTGCTGAATAA
- a CDS encoding DMT family transporter produces the protein MNTKQQTGIGLCLALTTAVCWGALPIAMKQVLVVMEPYTIVWYRFFIASIGLGIILSSRKKLPPMRVFRHRRWWVLLLIATAGLLGNFVFFSSSLQYLSPTASQVIGQLSPVGMMFASVLILKEKMRGTQVIGAIMLICGLILFFNTSLIEIFTRLTDYTLGVLLGVCASAVWVSYGVAQKVLLRRLTSPQILFLLYVLCVVFITPFAKLEVIFQLSNWQLICLLFCGANTLIGYGALAEAMARWQASQVSAVITLTPLFTLLFSDLLALGWPTFFAAPVLNWVGYVGAFVVVAGAMFSAIGHRLLPSKKEPVLPLVVKK, from the coding sequence ATGAATACTAAACAACAGACGGGTATCGGTCTTTGTCTGGCGCTTACTACAGCGGTTTGCTGGGGGGCGTTACCGATAGCCATGAAACAGGTTCTGGTGGTGATGGAACCTTATACAATTGTTTGGTATCGCTTTTTTATTGCTTCGATTGGACTCGGCATCATTCTGTCATCCCGTAAGAAGTTGCCGCCAATGCGGGTTTTCCGGCATCGGCGTTGGTGGGTTCTGCTGTTGATTGCGACGGCTGGACTACTGGGTAACTTTGTTTTTTTTAGCTCGTCGCTGCAATATCTGAGCCCGACGGCGTCTCAGGTTATCGGGCAGCTTTCCCCTGTAGGCATGATGTTCGCCAGCGTACTGATCCTAAAGGAAAAGATGCGCGGTACGCAGGTTATTGGCGCGATCATGCTGATCTGTGGTCTGATCCTGTTCTTTAATACCAGCTTGATTGAGATTTTTACCCGACTGACGGACTACACGTTGGGCGTACTGCTGGGTGTTTGTGCCTCGGCGGTGTGGGTATCCTATGGTGTAGCGCAGAAAGTTCTATTGAGACGTCTGACATCGCCGCAGATTCTGTTTTTGTTATATGTACTGTGCGTCGTTTTTATCACGCCTTTTGCCAAGCTTGAGGTAATTTTCCAACTGAGCAACTGGCAGCTGATTTGTCTGCTATTTTGCGGTGCAAATACGTTGATTGGTTATGGTGCGCTGGCGGAGGCAATGGCTCGCTGGCAGGCGTCGCAGGTTAGTGCGGTTATTACGCTGACGCCACTGTTTACGCTGCTGTTTTCCGATCTGCTGGCGTTAGGGTGGCCGACTTTCTTTGCTGCGCCAGTACTGAATTGGGTTGGCTATGTCGGTGCGTTTGTGGTTGTTGCAGGCGCCATGTTTTCTGCTATTGGACATCGCCTATTACCCAGTAAGAAAGAGCCTGTGCTGCCATTGGTAGTGAAAAAGTAG
- the cgtA gene encoding Obg family GTPase CgtA: protein MKFVDEATILVVAGDGGNGCVSFRREKYIPNGGPDGGDGGDGGDVYLLADENLNTLIDYRFEKSFRAERGQNGQSRDCTGKRGKDITIKVPVGTRVLDQGTGEVLGDMTRHQQSLMVAKGGWHGLGNTRFKSSVNRAPRQKTSGTKGEERELTLELLLLADVGMLGLPNAGKSTFIRAVSAAKPKVADYPFTTLVPSLGVVRMDSEQSFVVADIPGLIEGASEGAGLGIRFLKHLERCRVLLHLVDLAPIDESDPIENAKIIINELEQYGAGLADKPRWLVFNKVDLIDKAEAEKRAKDIAAALGWDDKYYLISAASREGVTPLCWDVMGFLKANPKVTAIAESAPEKVEFMWDDYHREQLAEIEKEAEEEWDDDWDDEDDEGVEIIYQK, encoded by the coding sequence ATGAAGTTTGTAGATGAAGCCACAATTCTCGTTGTGGCAGGCGATGGCGGTAACGGTTGTGTCAGCTTTCGCCGTGAAAAATATATTCCCAACGGCGGTCCGGACGGTGGTGACGGCGGCGATGGCGGTGACGTTTATCTGCTGGCAGACGAAAACCTGAACACGCTGATTGACTATCGTTTTGAGAAATCCTTCCGCGCTGAGCGTGGACAAAACGGGCAAAGTCGTGACTGTACGGGTAAACGCGGCAAAGATATTACGATTAAAGTCCCTGTTGGTACCCGTGTTCTGGACCAGGGAACTGGCGAAGTGCTAGGTGATATGACGCGTCATCAGCAGAGTCTGATGGTGGCGAAAGGCGGCTGGCATGGTTTAGGTAACACGCGTTTTAAATCGTCCGTCAACCGTGCTCCTCGTCAGAAGACCAGCGGCACGAAAGGCGAAGAGCGTGAGCTGACGCTGGAACTGCTGTTGCTGGCTGACGTAGGCATGCTTGGTCTGCCTAACGCGGGTAAATCGACATTTATCCGCGCGGTATCGGCAGCGAAGCCGAAAGTGGCTGATTATCCATTTACTACGCTGGTGCCGAGTCTTGGTGTTGTCCGTATGGATAGCGAACAGAGCTTCGTTGTGGCGGATATCCCTGGTTTGATTGAAGGGGCATCCGAAGGCGCTGGATTGGGAATTCGCTTTCTGAAACATCTTGAACGCTGTCGTGTTCTGCTGCATCTGGTTGATTTAGCACCGATTGATGAGTCAGATCCGATTGAAAATGCCAAGATCATTATCAATGAGTTAGAGCAGTATGGCGCGGGTTTGGCAGACAAACCGCGTTGGTTGGTTTTCAACAAGGTTGATTTGATCGATAAGGCTGAAGCGGAAAAACGTGCCAAAGATATTGCGGCTGCGCTTGGCTGGGATGATAAATACTATCTGATTTCTGCAGCGAGCCGTGAAGGCGTCACGCCACTTTGCTGGGACGTTATGGGCTTCCTGAAAGCCAATCCGAAAGTGACGGCAATTGCCGAAAGCGCACCGGAGAAAGTGGAGTTCATGTGGGATGATTACCATCGCGAACAGCTGGCTGAAATAGAAAAAGAAGCCGAAGAAGAGTGGGATGATGACTGGGACGATGAAGATGATGAAGGTGTTGAAATCATCTATCAAAAGTAA
- the dacB gene encoding serine-type D-Ala-D-Ala carboxypeptidase produces MRFSSIVTGLACAFVLHTNAASVEDHRQYLPDGANLALLVQKVGATTPSMAFNSQQMALPASTQKVITALAALLQLGPDYRFITTMESHGPITSGILNGNLIVRFSGDPTLKRQQIRNMVQELRKRGIQEIAGDVLIDTSVFASHDKAPGWPWNDMTQCFSAPPGAAIVDRNCFSVSLYSAPKAGDNAFIRVASYYPVQMFSEVRTLAKGSADAQYCELDVVPGELNRFTLTGCLTQRTEPLPLAFAIQDGASYAGAIVKDELQQADIRIKGSLRRQTQPGAAGSVLAQTQSPPMHDLLTIMLKKSDNMIADTVFRTIGHERFSVPGTWRAGADAVRQILRQKAGVDLGNSIVVDGSGLSRHNLISPETMMQVLQYIAQHDNELNYITMLPLSGYDGTLRYRGGLHEAGVDGKVSAKTGALQGVYNLAGFITTASGQRMAFVQFLSGYAVPPEDQRARRVPLVRFESRLYKDIYQSN; encoded by the coding sequence ATGCGTTTTTCATCGATTGTTACCGGACTTGCCTGCGCTTTTGTTCTGCATACCAATGCAGCTTCAGTTGAGGATCATCGCCAATATTTACCAGACGGAGCCAATCTGGCGCTATTGGTACAAAAAGTTGGCGCAACAACACCCAGTATGGCCTTCAATAGCCAGCAAATGGCGCTTCCGGCCAGTACACAAAAGGTGATAACCGCATTAGCTGCATTACTGCAATTGGGTCCAGATTATCGATTCATCACCACGATGGAAAGCCACGGGCCTATCACTAGCGGTATTCTCAACGGTAACCTCATCGTACGGTTTAGCGGCGATCCTACGCTTAAGCGCCAGCAAATACGGAATATGGTGCAGGAATTAAGAAAGCGCGGGATACAGGAAATCGCAGGGGATGTGCTGATCGACACCTCCGTGTTCGCCAGCCACGATAAAGCGCCGGGCTGGCCCTGGAACGACATGACACAGTGCTTCAGCGCCCCGCCAGGTGCCGCGATTGTCGATCGAAACTGTTTCTCCGTCTCCCTCTACAGTGCGCCTAAAGCGGGTGATAATGCGTTTATCCGCGTCGCTTCCTATTATCCGGTGCAAATGTTCAGCGAGGTTCGCACGCTGGCGAAAGGCTCCGCCGATGCCCAATACTGCGAGCTGGATGTGGTTCCTGGAGAATTGAATCGCTTTACGCTTACTGGCTGTCTGACCCAGCGCACAGAGCCGCTTCCGCTGGCATTCGCGATTCAGGATGGAGCCAGCTATGCGGGCGCTATCGTTAAAGATGAGCTACAGCAGGCAGATATTCGCATCAAGGGCAGCCTTCGTCGCCAGACGCAGCCAGGAGCAGCGGGGAGTGTGCTGGCTCAGACACAATCGCCTCCCATGCACGACCTCCTCACTATCATGCTGAAAAAATCAGACAATATGATTGCCGATACGGTCTTTCGTACCATTGGGCATGAGCGTTTTAGTGTGCCGGGTACATGGCGTGCTGGCGCCGATGCTGTGCGGCAAATACTGCGTCAGAAGGCGGGTGTAGATTTAGGAAACAGCATTGTTGTAGATGGTTCAGGCTTGTCACGACACAACCTGATTTCACCGGAAACGATGATGCAGGTCTTGCAGTACATCGCACAGCACGATAATGAACTGAATTACATCACAATGCTTCCGCTTTCCGGCTATGACGGCACACTGCGTTATCGTGGCGGCCTGCATGAAGCAGGCGTTGATGGTAAGGTTTCGGCTAAAACCGGGGCATTGCAGGGCGTATACAATCTGGCAGGCTTCATTACTACCGCGAGCGGCCAGCGTATGGCATTCGTCCAGTTCCTGTCCGGCTATGCCGTGCCACCAGAAGACCAGCGCGCACGCCGCGTTCCTCTGGTGAGATTTGAAAGCCGTCTCTACAAAGATATTTATCAGAGCAACTAA
- the greA gene encoding transcription elongation factor GreA, producing MKQFPMTLRGAEKLREELDHLKSVRRPEIIAAIAEAREHGDLKENAEYHAAREQQGFCEGRIQDIEAKLSNAQVIDVTKMTANGRVIFGSTVTVMNLDNEEEQTYRIVGDDEADFKQNLISVNSPIARGLIGKEQDDVVVIRTPGGDVEYEILKVEYL from the coding sequence ATGAAACAATTTCCGATGACCTTGCGTGGTGCTGAAAAATTGCGCGAAGAGCTTGACCACCTGAAATCTGTGCGTCGACCTGAAATTATTGCGGCGATTGCCGAAGCGCGTGAGCACGGCGATCTGAAAGAAAATGCAGAATATCATGCCGCACGCGAGCAGCAGGGCTTCTGTGAAGGCCGTATCCAAGATATCGAAGCAAAGCTGTCTAACGCACAGGTTATCGATGTCACGAAGATGACGGCGAACGGACGGGTTATTTTTGGTTCGACGGTAACGGTCATGAACCTGGATAACGAAGAAGAACAAACTTATCGAATCGTTGGCGATGACGAAGCCGATTTTAAGCAGAATCTGATCTCGGTAAATTCCCCGATCGCGCGTGGTCTGATCGGTAAAGAGCAAGATGACGTTGTGGTCATCCGTACGCCGGGCGGCGACGTGGAATATGAGATCCTGAAAGTCGAATATCTGTAA
- the yhbY gene encoding ribosome assembly RNA-binding protein YhbY, protein MNLSNKQKQHLKGLAHPLKPVVMLGNNGLTEGVLAEIEQALAHHELIKIKVATEDRETKALIVEAIVRETGAANVQVIGHTLVLYRPAKERKIVLPR, encoded by the coding sequence ATGAACCTAAGTAATAAACAAAAACAACACCTAAAAGGCTTGGCACATCCGCTAAAACCGGTTGTCATGCTAGGCAATAACGGTCTCACCGAAGGTGTTCTGGCTGAGATCGAACAAGCATTGGCGCATCACGAATTGATCAAGATAAAAGTAGCGACAGAAGATCGCGAAACCAAAGCCTTGATTGTTGAAGCGATTGTTCGTGAAACGGGTGCCGCTAACGTTCAGGTCATCGGCCATACGCTGGTGCTCTACCGTCCTGCGAAAGAACGTAAAATTGTGTTACCACGATAA
- the rlmE gene encoding 23S rRNA (uridine(2552)-2'-O)-methyltransferase RlmE, protein MANKKRSASSSRWLQEHFSDKYVQQAQKKGLRSRAWFKLDEIQQGDKLFKPGMTVVDLGAAPGGWSQYVVTQIGGNGRIIACDILPMDPIVGVDFLQGDFRDELVLKALLERVGDSKVQVVMSDMAPNMSGTPAVDIPKSMYLVELALGMCRDVLAPGGSFLVKVFQGEGFDEYLREIRSLFTKVKIRKPDASRARSREVYIVATGRKL, encoded by the coding sequence ATGGCGAATAAAAAGCGTTCTGCAAGCTCCAGTCGCTGGTTGCAGGAACACTTTAGCGATAAATATGTGCAGCAAGCCCAGAAAAAAGGGCTGCGCTCCCGTGCTTGGTTTAAACTTGACGAAATACAGCAAGGCGACAAACTGTTTAAACCCGGTATGACCGTTGTGGATTTAGGCGCTGCGCCGGGCGGTTGGTCACAGTATGTGGTCACGCAAATTGGTGGAAATGGTCGAATTATCGCGTGTGATATTTTACCGATGGATCCGATTGTCGGCGTCGATTTCCTGCAAGGGGACTTTCGTGATGAATTAGTCCTCAAGGCCTTGCTCGAAAGGGTTGGCGATAGCAAAGTTCAGGTGGTGATGTCTGACATGGCCCCTAACATGAGTGGTACACCAGCCGTTGATATTCCGAAGTCGATGTATCTGGTTGAATTAGCACTTGGTATGTGTCGGGATGTATTAGCGCCAGGCGGAAGTTTCCTGGTGAAAGTGTTTCAGGGAGAAGGTTTTGATGAATACCTGCGGGAAATTCGCTCCCTGTTTACGAAAGTGAAAATTCGTAAACCAGACGCCTCACGTGCCCGGTCTCGTGAAGTGTATATTGTAGCGACAGGGCGGAAACTGTAG
- the ftsH gene encoding ATP-dependent zinc metalloprotease FtsH, whose translation MAKNLILWLVIAVVLMSVFQSFGPSESNGRRVDYSTFLTEVNQDQVREARINGREISVIKKDSNRYTTYIPVNDPKLLDNLLTKNVKVVGEPPEEPSLLASIFISWFPMLLLIGVWIFFMRQMQGGGGKGAMSFGKSKARMLTEDQIKTTFADVAGCDEAKEEVSELVEYLREPSRFQKLGGKIPKGILMVGPPGTGKTLLAKAIAGEAKVPFFTISGSDFVEMFVGVGASRVRDMFEQAKKAAPCIIFIDEIDAVGRQRGAGLGGGHDEREQTLNQMLVEMDGFEGNEGIIVIAATNRPDVLDPALLRPGRFDRQVVVGLPDVRGREQILKVHMRRVPLSPDIDASVIARGTPGFSGADLANLVNEAALFSARGNKRVVSMVEFEKAKDKIMMGAERRSMVMTEKQKESTAYHEAGHAIIGRLVPEHDPVHKVTIIPRGRALGVTFFLPEGDAISASRQKLESQISTLYGGRLAEEIIYGVEHVSTGASNDIKVATSIARNMVTQWGFSEKLGPLLYAEEEGEVFLGRSVAKAKHMSDETARIIDQEVKSLVERNYVRARELLMANMDILHSMKDALMKYETIDAPQIDDLMGRKKEVRPPAGWEESRSDNDSGNGGGTPKAPTPVDEPQTPNPGNTMSEQVDDK comes from the coding sequence ATGGCGAAAAACCTAATTCTCTGGTTAGTCATCGCAGTGGTGCTGATGTCTGTTTTCCAGAGCTTTGGGCCCAGCGAGTCGAATGGCCGTAGGGTGGATTATTCAACCTTCTTGACTGAAGTGAATCAGGATCAGGTCCGTGAAGCACGTATTAACGGGCGTGAGATCAGTGTTATCAAAAAAGACAGCAACAGATACACGACTTACATTCCTGTCAATGACCCCAAGCTACTGGATAACCTGCTAACGAAGAACGTGAAAGTCGTTGGTGAGCCACCGGAAGAGCCGAGCTTACTGGCTTCTATCTTTATTTCCTGGTTCCCGATGCTGTTACTGATTGGCGTCTGGATCTTCTTCATGCGTCAAATGCAAGGCGGTGGCGGTAAAGGTGCCATGTCCTTCGGCAAGAGCAAAGCGCGTATGCTGACTGAAGATCAGATTAAGACGACGTTTGCTGATGTAGCCGGTTGTGACGAAGCGAAGGAAGAGGTTAGCGAACTGGTCGAGTACCTGCGCGAACCTAGCCGTTTCCAGAAACTGGGCGGTAAAATCCCGAAAGGCATTCTGATGGTCGGCCCGCCGGGAACCGGTAAAACGCTGCTGGCAAAAGCGATTGCCGGCGAAGCGAAAGTGCCTTTCTTTACGATTTCCGGTTCTGACTTCGTTGAAATGTTTGTGGGTGTCGGTGCTTCTCGTGTCCGTGACATGTTCGAACAGGCGAAGAAAGCCGCGCCTTGTATCATCTTCATCGATGAAATCGACGCCGTTGGCCGTCAGCGTGGCGCAGGTTTGGGCGGTGGTCATGATGAACGTGAACAAACGCTGAACCAAATGCTGGTTGAGATGGACGGCTTTGAAGGCAACGAGGGTATCATTGTCATTGCGGCAACTAACCGCCCTGATGTTCTTGACCCAGCACTGCTGCGTCCAGGCCGTTTTGACCGTCAGGTTGTCGTTGGCCTGCCAGATGTTCGCGGTCGTGAACAGATTCTGAAAGTTCACATGCGTCGCGTACCGCTGTCTCCAGATATCGATGCGTCAGTGATTGCGCGTGGCACACCAGGCTTCTCTGGTGCGGATTTGGCTAACCTGGTTAACGAAGCTGCATTGTTCTCCGCGCGTGGCAACAAACGCGTTGTATCGATGGTTGAGTTCGAGAAAGCGAAAGACAAAATCATGATGGGGGCCGAGCGCCGTTCCATGGTTATGACTGAAAAGCAGAAAGAATCGACGGCGTATCATGAAGCAGGGCACGCGATCATCGGTCGTCTGGTGCCAGAGCACGACCCGGTCCATAAAGTGACGATCATTCCGCGTGGCCGTGCACTGGGTGTGACGTTCTTCCTGCCTGAAGGCGATGCGATCAGCGCCAGCCGTCAGAAGCTGGAAAGCCAGATCTCTACGCTGTACGGTGGTCGACTGGCTGAAGAAATCATTTACGGCGTGGAGCATGTTTCTACTGGTGCGTCCAATGACATCAAAGTGGCAACGTCGATTGCGCGTAACATGGTAACGCAGTGGGGCTTCTCTGAAAAACTGGGTCCATTGCTTTATGCGGAAGAAGAAGGCGAAGTTTTCCTCGGTCGCTCCGTGGCAAAAGCGAAGCACATGTCGGATGAAACCGCGCGTATTATCGATCAGGAAGTAAAATCTCTGGTTGAACGTAACTACGTGCGTGCTCGCGAACTGCTGATGGCAAACATGGATATCCTTCATTCAATGAAAGATGCGTTGATGAAGTATGAAACCATTGATGCGCCGCAGATCGACGACCTGATGGGGCGTAAGAAAGAGGTTCGTCCACCAGCAGGTTGGGAAGAGTCCCGCTCTGACAACGATTCTGGTAACGGTGGCGGTACACCTAAAGCCCCTACACCAGTAGATGAGCCACAGACGCCTAACCCCGGTAACACGATGTCTGAGCAAGTGGACGATAAGTAA